In one Platichthys flesus chromosome 3, fPlaFle2.1, whole genome shotgun sequence genomic region, the following are encoded:
- the trafd1 gene encoding TRAF-type zinc finger domain-containing protein 1 encodes MADENTQFCGNCKHDIPEGNFTTHEIHCQRNIALCGVCQEPVPRADLQDHMQQEHTQITCKCGLKIEKNRFDIHQSSECSQRLVPCQFCELELVSSQSKEHEDYCGTRTEPCPNCKCNVMLREQAVHPVLCGSLTPPKERNNSSRMSRSPLELPPQGTWFEAHSIRNIIKAQEKGSKNNNVSAAEQHAFPRMFDPSAHNLTRGPQSTDDWEDASQRNTFSHLMGQRAFQNSSSTWHHVDQTRDEDSSGLDYMLALSLQSDGESVAGGIDSNLWSDIWDHKTSNTSVNSALSLPNNNYPHFTTGTSTSTVQDHDQTDAMLPCEFCEDLFREEDLILHQTGCSPASAFASFSKHPTSPPKEDRMSRNASGLIHSHPNSLASNIPTFPRSISPASYSPPASPLEGDVVIPCEFCGVVLEEAIVFHHQDKCDMRPQTSHPLNNITKASIRKPLSPDKYAFGQTSPDHREKHQADFLAEDFGFDRDAAPGNKPRDWQRGYIGLPSQSKASNSEALVQNRPWQSREAEGAQSAFCDSDPSASTSFKGPHLPENNEGRGNRSNPVTKWPKKQNEEQRDE; translated from the exons TGGCAGATGAAAATACACAGTTCTGCGGCAATTG caaACACGACATTCCAGAGGGTAATTTTACCACCCATGAGATCCACTGTCAGAGGAACATCGCCCTGTGTGGGGTGTGTCAGGAGCCAGTGCCCCGGGCGGACCTGCAGGATCACATGCAGCAGGAACATACACAG ATTACATGCAAGTGCGGTCTGAAGATTGAGAAGAATCGTTTTGACATTCACCAG AGCTCTGAGTGTTCTCAGCGACTTGTCCCGTGCCAATTCTGTGAACTGGAGCTCGTTTCCAGTCAGTCCAAAGAGCACGAAGATTATTGCGGCACGCGCACAGAGCCCTGCCCAAACTGCAAGTGCAATGTTATGTTGAGGGAGCAAGCTGTGCATCCAGTCTTATGTGGGAGCCTCACACCGCCCAAAGAGaggaacaacagcagcaggatgagtCGCAGTCCACTTGAGCTGCCGCCCCAAGGGACATGGTTTGAAGCCCACTCCATCCGAAACATCATAAAAGCCCAAGAAAAAGGCTCCAAGAATAACAACGTCAGTGCGGCAGAACAACACGCCTTTCCCCGTATGTTTGATCCCAGTGCGCATAACCTTACGAGGGGACCTCAAAGCACAGACGACTGGGAGGATgcttcacagagaaacacattcAGTCACT TGATGGGGCAGAGAGCTTTTCAGAATAGCAGCTCCACGTGGCACCATGTTGATCAGACACGTGACGAGGACTCATCAGGCCTGGACTACATGTTGGCTCTCAGCCTGCAGAGTGATGGAGAGTCAGTGGCCGGAGGTATAGACAGCAACCTGTGGAGTGATATCTGGGATCACAAGACATCCAACACCTCAGTGAACTCTGCACTCTCTCtgcccaacaacaactacccgcACTTCACTACAGGGACGAGCACAAGTACAGTACAGGACCACGATCAAACAG atGCCATGCTGCCTTGTGAGTTTTGTGAGGATCTGTTTCGAGAGGAGGACCTCATTTTGCATCAG ACTGGCTGCAGCCCCGCCTCTGCTTTTGCGTCTTTCAGCAAGCATCCCACCTCTCCGCCAAAAGAGGACAGGATGAGCAGGAATGCCTCTGGGCTGATTCACAGCCACCCTAACTCGCTCGCCTCAAACATCCCCACTTTCCCTCGGTCCATCTCCCCTGCCTCTTACAGCCCTCCAGCCagtccactagagggcgatgTGGTCATTCCATGTGAATTCTGTGGCGTTGTTCTGGAGGAGGCTATCGTTTTTCATCATCAG gaCAAATGTGACATGCGCCCTCAAACTTCTCATCCACTGAATAATATAACAAAAGCCTCCATCAGAAAACCACTGAGCCCTGATAAATACGCTTTTGGGCAGACATCTCCAGATCACAGAGAAAAGCACCAAG CTGACTTCCTGGCTGAGGACTTTGGATTCGACCGAGATGCCGCACCGGGAAACAAACCAAGGGATTGGCAGAGAGGCTACATCGGACTGCCGAGTCAAAGCAAAGCGTCCAACAGTGAAGCTTTAGTGCAGAACCGACCTTGGCAGAGCAGGGAAGCAGAAGGGGCTCAATCAGCTTTCTGTGATTCGGACCCTTCAGCCTCGACATCTTTTAAGGG ACCTCATCTTCCAGAAAATAACGAAGGGCGAGGCAACAGAAGTAATCCAGTGACAAAG TGGCCCAAGAAGCAGAATGAAGAGCAGCGGGACGAGTGA